Within the Enterobacter bugandensis genome, the region GCTGGTTCTGTTGCTGCCGTGGAACGCCTATCAGGCCGGCCAGAGCCCGTTCGTCACCTTCTTCTCGAAGCTCGGCGTGCCTTACGTGGGCAGTATCATGAACATCGTGGTGCTGACGGCGGCGCTCTCCAGCCTGAACTCCGGTCTTTACTCTACCGGGCGTATCCTGCGCTCCATGTCGATGGGCGGTTCAGCGCCGAAGTTCATGTCGAAGATGAGCAAGCAGCACGTGCCTTACGCGGGCATTCTGGCCACGCTGGTGGTGTACGTCTTCGGCGTATTCCTGAACTATCTGGTGCCGTCTCAGGTCTTTGAGATCGTTCTGAACGTGGCCGCACTCGGCATTATCGCTTCCTGGGCCTTTATCGTGGTCTGCCAGATGCGTCTGCGTAAAGCCATTAAAGAAGGCAAAGCCGCAGATATCAGCTTCAAGCTGCCGGGCGCACCTGTGACCTCCTGGCTCACCCTGCTCTTCCTGTTCAGCGTGCTGGTGCTGATGGCGTTCGACTACCCGAACGGCACCTATACCATCGCCACCATCCCGCTGCTGGCCGTGCTGCTGATCGCTGGCTGGTTCGGCGTGCGTAAGCGCGTTCACGAAATTCACAGCACCGCACCGGTTCATCCAGACGATGAAAAACACGACGCGCCGCTGGTGGAAGAGACCTCGCGTTAAGCATCACACAGGCATTAAAAAGGGAAGGCATATGCCTTCCCTTTTTTTTTATTACAGCGCGATACGAATCACATCGTCAGGCTGGGTCGCTTCCTGCTGGCGGGTAGATTTTTGCTTCACCGTCACGTAAAGCGTTTTGCCATCCGCAGAGAGCGCCAGGCTGTTCGGGTAGACCGGCGTATCGAACGTTTTCGTCACTTTGTAGGTCTTCGCGTCAATCACGCTCACCTTGCCGGCCTCACGGTGCGTCACGTAGGCTTCATTGCGAGCCGGATTAAACAGAACGGCCAGGGATTCAGGCGCGGCGATTTTCTCGATCACGCTGCCGTCTTTCAGGCTCACCGCCAGCACTTCCGGCTGTTTTGAATCGGTCAGGAACGCGCGCTGACCGGCGGTGTCCAGGCTCAGGTTCAGATAGAAGTGCTCTTTTCCGTCGTCCTGCACTTTTTTGCGGCTCAGGATTTTGTTGGTGGCGGTATCAATGGTGACCAGCTCACCGTCTGCATTGGTGGTGTACAGGCGTTTCGCCTTTGCATCCAGCGCCAGACCGGTACTGTATGTGCCGGTATTGGCAATGGTCTCTTTCAGCTTCAGCGTTGCGCCATCCACGACCCAAATCACGCTCTCTTTGCCGACACCGGTGATGTAAATCGTGTTGCTCGCGTCATCCGCCACCAGCTGGCGCGGCTGCAGCGGCTTGACGGTTTCACTGCGCTGGCGGCTATCAAGCACCAGTCGGCCTTTCACGTCGCCCGTTTTCGCATCAATGGCCGTCACCGCGCCGTTGATCGTATTACCCAGCCACAGGGTTTGCGTCGCGCCGTCAAGGGTGGCGCCAAACGGTTTGAGATCGCTATGAATGGCCTGCGTCACCTCCAGCGTAGCAGGATCGAGGCGATAGATAACGCCACCCTTGTCGAGTTTACGGCTTTGCGACGTCGCAACCCACAGCGCGTTCTCCTGCTGGCTGACCGCCATTTCATAGGCACCTTTACCCACCGCTTTACGCAGCATCTCTTCGGCGGCATGCGCCTGGAAGGTTCCGGCAAACAGTAAAGCGGCAGACAGCAGAGACGTACTCAGGCGTGGCGAGCACAGATGGCGTAAAGACATAACAATTCCTTTTTTGAAAATTGGGGGTACTGCAGACATCGCTTCCGGCTGGCAACGTCATGGCATTGCCGTTTTGATAATGAGAATAGTAATCATTAATAAGTTAAAAGTGGAGTTTTTCTTTTCCCTATTGCCTTTCATTAACGCAATGTGCGGTTATAGTTTTCAAAACATTTACAAAACCTTTAACATGTATGGACATGTTCCATTTGGTTCGTTTATACATCACAACCGGTTTTACTCATGAAAATCATATCTGCCCGTAAGGCATCTCTCCCGCTGCTGCTGGTTCCCGTTGTTTTTGCGCCTCTAAGCGCGATGAGCGCAGAGGAACAGACCATGATCGTCAGCGCCACGCCGCAA harbors:
- the yncE gene encoding 7-bladed beta-propeller protein YncE → MSLRHLCSPRLSTSLLSAALLFAGTFQAHAAEEMLRKAVGKGAYEMAVSQQENALWVATSQSRKLDKGGVIYRLDPATLEVTQAIHSDLKPFGATLDGATQTLWLGNTINGAVTAIDAKTGDVKGRLVLDSRQRSETVKPLQPRQLVADDASNTIYITGVGKESVIWVVDGATLKLKETIANTGTYSTGLALDAKAKRLYTTNADGELVTIDTATNKILSRKKVQDDGKEHFYLNLSLDTAGQRAFLTDSKQPEVLAVSLKDGSVIEKIAAPESLAVLFNPARNEAYVTHREAGKVSVIDAKTYKVTKTFDTPVYPNSLALSADGKTLYVTVKQKSTRQQEATQPDDVIRIAL